In Anabrus simplex isolate iqAnaSimp1 chromosome 14, ASM4041472v1, whole genome shotgun sequence, a genomic segment contains:
- the LOC136885736 gene encoding ichor — translation MKFSGLDTDTLCGSGPVDALLLTTCWGSIGGGGGGGGGGGGGGGNTGMSLSGNDFLMDTAAHHHQKLVMDSNSNDDDSATKATMDALDNLLLSSSQNSPPVSSNNNNNNSFAELKPLPPFTGYTGHLSINGISGHHYHAIAAPQSPHSPHQQSSMVETNNNNANAANQNATSSSGNTVFKSNNATLYYTVSTTADQPVVSSSTVDGVKSEFVDYSTLLAPDTAEDFAAIIGSVLADTTVPNVVDGLNVAGGGNNGNGGGDDAAASRDSWMDLEAWIDTACDNANAQSNSKAIISAESLQEFVASSQFVVSPSPEPAGPSSTLQNLLSQSHQQSYQMQMIKRESQSTGGYHMPLLQSRLQNGPPNGSMKPEPSYMSECPSPSSSTSYLNNKDMMMPHTTTGSPPGHVVSTTDNSLLMNGRYQHRPGTGASNRITTYGQIRSLKATGIPSPDLLVNGGSLDGLGGGVMFPHTTTASTTTPSPSKSKSRSRSNRNKQQQQQCQGAAGSVVYASDGAGGLLGKEKPVHRCTVCNRGFLNKSNIKVHLRTHTGEKPFRCEVCGKAFRQKAHLLKHQQIHKRVGRD, via the coding sequence ATGAAGTTCTCCGGTCTGGACACGGATACACTGTGCGGCTCAGGACCGGTTGACGCTCTTCTCTTAACCACTTGTTGGGGCAGTATCGGAGGGGGTGGCGGTGGAGGCGGTgggggtggcggcggcggcggGAATACTGGCATGAGTCTCAGCGGAAACGATTTCCTCATGGACACCGCCGCGCACCATCACCAGAAACTAGTCATGGATTCAAATAGCAACGACGATGATTCGGCGACGAAAGCCACTATGGATGCGCTGGACAATCTTTTGCTCTCCTCGTCACAAAATTCTCCCCCAGTgagcagcaacaacaataacaacaatagttTCGCCGAATTAAAACCCTTGCCTCCATTCACTGGTTACACCGGACATCTCAGCATCAACGGTATTTCCGGACATCACTATCACGCTATTGCGGCACCACAGTCTCCTCACAGTCCGCATCAGCAATCCTCAATGGTTGAAACGAACAATAACAATGCCAACGCGGCCAATCAAAACGCAACGAGCAGTAGTGGTAACACTGTGTTTAAGAGCAACAATGCCACTCTGTACTACACTGTGAGCACAACAGCAGATCAGCCTGTAGTTTCCTCATCCACTGTGGATGGTGTTAAATCGGAGTTTGTGGACTATAGCACTCTGTTAGCGCCCGACACGGCAGAAGACTTCGCTGCCATAATAGGATCCGTTTTGGCGGATACTACTGTGCCCAATGTAGTTGACGGACTGAATGTTGCAGGCGGGGGTAACAATGGGAATGGGGGTGGTGACGACGCGGCAGCCTCAAGGGACAGTTGGATGGACTTGGAAGCTTGGATAGATACGGCTTGTGATAATGCAAACGCACAGTCGAACAGCAAGGCCATCATATCAGCGGAGTCGTTACAGGAGTTCGTCGCGAGCTCACAGTTCGTTGTTTCTCCCTCTCCTGAACCTGCGGGACCATCCTCCACTCTTCAAAACCTGCTCTCCCAGAGTCATCAACAGAGTTATCAGATGCAGATGATCAAACGTGAATCGCAGTCGACGGGTGGTTACCACATGCCTCTGCTGCAAAGTAGGTTACAGAACGGACCTCCAAACGGTTCAATGAAACCTGAGCCTTCCTATATGTCTGAATGTCCTTCGCCTTCCTCTTCAACGTCGTACCTGAATAACAAAGACATGATGATGCCCCATACCACAACAGGAAGTCCGCCAGGTCATGTCGTAAGCACGACCGACAATTCCTTACTTATGAACGGCAGGTACCAACACAGACCAGGCACTGGTGCAAGCAACAGGATAACAACCTACGGACAAATACGCAGCTTGAAAGCGACCGGAATACCTTCACCGGACCTGTTGGTAAATGGAGGATCGCTCGACGGACTTGGAGGGGGTGTCATGTTCCCTCACACGACGACGGCGAGTACCACGACGCCATCTCCCAGCAAGAGCAAAAGCAGGAGTCGTTCGAACCGGAATAAGCAACAGCAACAACAGTGTCAGGGAGCTGCTGGCAGCGTCGTGTACGCCTCCGACGGTGCCGGCGGATTGCTGGGGAAGGAGAAACCAGTCCACAGGTGCACTGTGTGCAACAGAGGATTCCTCAATAAGTCCAACATCAAGGTGCACCTCAGAACGCACACGGGGGAGAAACCGTTCAGATGCGAAGTGTGCGGCAAAGCGTTCCGACAGAAAGCTCATCTACTGAAGCATCAACAAATACACAAGAGGGTAGGACGAGACTGA